The genomic DNA CTGGTGCTGGGCGGCGATGCACAAAGCCATCTGGACGGTGGAACCACCGCACAGATCTGGGTGCAGAACGCTGGATTTATCTGGGTTCCCTTCATCGTACTCTCGGCCATCGCCGCGTATTTCGGCATGGACAATATTGCCAGCGTAAAAGCCGGTTTTGCCGAACAGGCGGCGATTTTCGGGCACAAGCACCAGTGGCTGATGAGTTGGCTGTACATCGGCACTTTCGGTTCCTTTATCGGTCTGGCCGCCGGTTTCCCGATGCTGGTCAACACTCTATTTCCCGGTGTGGATGCCTTCCAGTTCGCCTTTATCGGCCCAATGTTGGCTGCCTTTGTGCGACCCGTCGGCGGCTGGCTGGCGGATCGTCTGGGCGGCGCGGTCATTACCTTCGCCATCTTCATCATCATGGGGCTAGCGACCTTGGCGGCGGCGGCGTTTCTGCCCGGCGCAAACGATAGCGGTAACGTGATCGGCTTCGTAGCGATGTTCCTGGTGTTGTTCCTGGCCGCCGGCATCGGCAACGGCTCTACTTTCCGCATGATTCCCATCATCTTCCGCACCCTGCGGGAGCGGCAGGTCGCTGACCGAAACGATGCAGTGGCGCTGGAGCAGGCGCGGCGCGAGGGCGCGACCGAAGCCGCTGCGGCTATGGGATTAAGCGCCGCTGTAGCGGCTTTCGGTGGGTTCTTCATCCCGATGGCCTACGGCGCGTCCATTGAGTTGACCGGCAGTCCCCAGGGCGCGTTGTTCTTCTTTAGCCTGTTTTATCTGAGTTGCGTGGGGGTGACCTGGCGCTGGTATTTCCGTAAAGGCGCGGAGGTGGCGTGTTAGAAACGGCATAAACGCCCCCCACTGAAAACTGAAAACTGAAAACTTAACTTAAAACTTCATACTATTGAGAGGTTTTATCATCATGGCCGATATTCGTGACTGGCGCGTGGAAGACCCTCAGTTCTGGGAATCCACGGGCAAAAGCATCGCTAACCGCAACCTGTGGATTTCGATCCCCAGTCTGCTGTGCGGCTTTGCGGTGTGGATCTACTGGAGCATCATTACCGTCCAGATGCTCAACGCCGGTTTTCCGTTCAAGCCGGCGGAACTGTTCACCCTGGCGGCGATCGCCGGTCTGACCGGCGCGACTTTGCGCATTCCGTCGAGCTTTTTCATTCGCATCGCCGGCGGGCGCAACACCATCGTGTTCACCACGGCGCTGTTGATGATTCCGGCGCTGGGCACTGGACTGGCGTTGCAGAGTCAGGACACGCCGCTCTGGGTGTTTCAATTACTGGCGTTTCTGTCCGGTTTTGGCGGCGGCAACTTCGCCTCCAGCATGTCCAATATCAGCTTCTTCTTTCCCAAGCGGATGCAGGGACTGGCGCTGGGCTTGAACGCGGGCCTGGGTAATGCGGGCGTCACCACCATGCAAATTCTGGTGCCGTTGGTCATGACCATTCCGCTGCTCGGCTCCTTCGGCGGCGAACCCATCGCCCTGGTGCAAACCTCGGGTACGTTGATCGGCAAAATCGCTGCGGGTACGCCGACCTATATTCAGAACGCCGGCTTTGTCTGGTTGTTCCTGCTGATTCCGCTGGCCTTCATCGGCTGGTTCGGCATGAACAATATCCGCACCGAGGAGGTTTCGCCACACATTGGTTCACCCCTGGGCGCGATCACCAAGATCGTCGGGATGTTGCTGATTGGCTTTGTCGCCGCCGGCGTCGGTTTGTATCTGATTCTGCCCGCGCCGACCGGACTGGGGTTGCCGTCATGGACCAAGTGGGTGGTGTTGCCCGGCGTGATTGCGCTGACCGTGTTCCTGCTCAAACTGATTCCCGGCGAGATCAAGCCGAATTTGCAACGGCAATTCCAGATTTTCGGCAACCAGCACACCTGGGTCATGAGCGTGATTTACACCATGACTTTCGGTAGTTTCATCGGCTATTCCGCCGCATTCGCCCTGGCGATCAAGGTCATTTTCGGCTTTAGCCACATTGAAGGCGCGGATGGGGTGTTAACGCACAGCACGGTGAATCCCAACGCGCCCAGCGCCTTGATGTATGCCTGGATGGGGCCGTTTATCGGCGCGCTGATCCGGCCGATTGGCGGCTGGATTTCCGACAAGGTGGGCGGCGCTTTGGTCACGCAAGTGATTACCGTAGTGATGATCGGCGCGGCGCTGGGCGTCGCGTATTACATGAGCGCCGCTTATCAGTCAGCGACGCCGGAACAGTATTTCCTGCCGTTCTTTCTGTTATTCCTGACCTTGTTCGCGGCCAGCGGCATCGGCAACGGATCCACCTTCCGCACCATCGCCATGGTATTCCCCAAGGAACAGGCCGGGCCGGTGCTGGGCTGGACTTCAGCCGTCGCGGCGTATGGCGCGTTCATCATCCCGCAGGTGTTCGGCGAGCAGATCAAGGCCACGACGCCGGAATACGCGCTCTACGGTTTTGCGGTTTTCTACTTCATCTGTCTGGTGCTGAATTGGTGGTACTACCTCGGCCCCAAGGCGGAATTCAAGAATCCTTAAGTAAGTCATGCGTAGGTTGGGTTAGCGCGCAGCGCGTAACCCAACCTACATTTAATATGAGGTTGATTATCATGAGTCATTTTCTTGATCGACTAAATTTCTTTAAAAAAATCACTGACACTTTTTCCGGCGATCACGGCATCGTCACTAACGAGGATCGCGGCTGGGAGGACGCCTATCGCGCCCGCTGGCAGCACGACAAGATTGTGCGCTCCACCCACGGGGTGAACTGCACCGGTTCGTGTAGCTGGAAAATCTATGTCAAGAACGGACTGGTCACCTGGGAAACCCAGCAGACCGACTATCCGCGCACCCGCGATGAATTGCCGAACCATGAACCGCGTGGTTGCGCGCGCGGCGCGTCCTACAGTTGGTATCTGTACAGCGCCAACCGGGTCAAATACCCGATGATTCGCGGGCGGCTGATCAAGCTGTGGCGCGCGGCGCTGGCCGTCAACAAAGACCCGGTCGACGCTTGGGCGTCCATTGTGGAAGACCCGGCCAAGGCCAGCGAATACAAGAGTCAGCGCGGTTTGGGCGGTTTCGTCCGCTCCACCTGGGATGAAGTGAATCAGATCATCGCCGCCGCCAATGTGTACACCGCCAAGCACTACGGCCCGGATCGCATCTACGGCTTTTCGCCGATTCCGGCCATGTCGATGGTGTCCTATGCCGCCGGTTCGCGTTATCTGTCGCTGATCGGCGGTGCGGTCGGCAGCTTCTATGACTGGTATTGCGATTTACCGCCCGCCAGCCCGATGGTCTGGGGCGAGCAAACCGACGTGCCGGAATCGGCGGACTGGTACAACTCGACGTTCCTGATGATGTGGGGTTCCAACGTCCCGCAGACCCGCACCCCGGACGCCCATTTCATGACCGAGGTGCGCTATCGAGGCGCCAAGATCGTGGTGGTCTGCCCGGATTATTCCGAAGCGTCCAAGTTCGCCGATGTCTGGCTGCATCCCAAACAGGGCACCGACGCGGCGGTGGCGATGGCGATGGGGCATGTCATCCTGCGCGAGTTTTACCTTGATGGAAGGTCCGAGTATTTCACCGAGTACGTGCGCACCAAGACCGACTTCCCTTATCTGGTGATGCTCGATCCGCGCGAGGATGGAACCTATGTCAATGGCCGTTTTCTGCGCGCTTCCGACTTGGCGAACAACGCCGGTCAGGCGAACAACCCGGAATGGAAAACCCTGGCCTTCGATGAAATCAGCGGTCATCTGATCGTCCCCAATGGCTCGATCGGCTTCCGCTGGGGCGAGCAAGAAGGGATGGTCGGCAAGTGGAATCTGGAGCCAAAGGCAGCGCTCTCCGGCGCGGAAACCCAGCTGCGCCTGTCGGTCAACGAGATCAAGGATGCGGTAGCGCCGGTCGCTTTCCCCTATTTCGGTTCCACGCAACACCCGCATTTCGCCTGCACCGCGCATAACGCCGTGCAAGTCCGCCATGTGCCGGTGAAGAAGGTGAAACTGGCCGACGGTTCCGAGGCGCTGGTCGCCACGGTCTACGACCTGACTTTGGCGCAATACGGTCTGGATCGCGGACTGGGCGGCGATAACGTCGCCAAAACCTACGATGACGATGTGCCCTATACCCCGGCCTGGCAGGAGAAAATCACCGGGACGCCGCGCGAACAAATCATCACGGTCGCTCGTCAGTTCGCCGAGAACGCCGATAAGACCCACGGTAAATCGATGGTCATTATCGGTGCGGCGATGAATCACTGGTATCACATGGACATGAATTACCGGGGCATCATCAATATGCTGATGATGTGCGGCTGCGTCGGCCAAAGCGGCGGCGGCTGGTCGCACTATGTCGGTCAGGAGAAGCTGCGCCCGCAAACCGGCTGGACCGCGCTGGCCTTTGCCCTGGACTGGCACCGCCCGCCCCGGCACATGAATTCCACTTCATTTTGGTACATCCACAGCAGCCAGTGGCGGTATGAGAAGCTGGCGATGACCGAAATTCTCTCGCCGCTGGCCGATCCCAAACAGTGGCAGGGTACGCAGATTGACTACAACGTGCGTTCGGCGCGCATGGGCTGGCTACCGACTGCGCCGCATTTCGACGCCAATCCGCTGCAGATCGCCAAAGACGCTGCGGCCGCCGGTCAAGCGCCGAACGAGTATCTGGTCGAAAATCTCAAGGCTGGCAAAATTAATTTCGCCTTTGAGGATCCGGATAATCCGGTTAATTTCCCACGCAACCTGTTTGTGTGGCGCTCCAACCTGCTCGGCTCGTCGGGCAAGGGCCATGAATACTTCCTCAAGTATCTGCTCGGCGCAGTGCATGGCGTCCAGGGCAAGGATTTGGGCGCGGAAGGCGGCGAGAAACCGCAGGAGGTGAAATGGCGCAAGGGCGCGGAAGGCAAGCTCGATCTACTGGTGACCCTGGATTTCCGCATGTCCACCACCTGCATGTATTCCGACATCGTGCTGCCGACCGCCACCTGGTATGAGAAGAACGACCTCAACACCAGCGACATGCATCCGTTCATTCACCCGCTGAGCGCAGCGGTCGATCCGGCCTGGGAGTCGCGCACCGACTGGGACATTTTCAAAGGCATCGCCAAAGCGTTTTCGGCAACCTGTCCCGGTCATCTCGGCGTGGAAAAGGACATCATCGCGCTGCCGACTCTGCACGACACCCCCAGCGAACTCGCGCAACCCTTGACGGTGAAGGACTGGAAGAAGGGCGAATGCGAGCTGATTCCGGGCAAGACTGCGCCCAGTCTGGTGGTGGTGGAGCGCGACTACCCAAGCACCTACCAGAAATTCACCGCGCTCGGCCCGCTAATGACCAAGGTGGGCAACGGCGGCAAGGGCATTGCCTGGAACACCGAACACGAGGTGGAGGCGCTGGCCACGCTGAACTACACCGTGCAGGAGGAAGGCGTTGCCAAGGGTTTGCCGCGCATCGAGACCGACATCGACGCAGCTGAAGTGATCATGATGCTGGCCCCGGAAACCAATGGCCATGTCGCGGTGAAAGCCTGGGAAGCACTGTCAAAAATCACTGGCCGTGACCATACCCATCTGGCGATTCCCAAGGAACACGAGAAAATCCGTTTCCGCGACATCCAGGCCCAGCCGCGCAAGATCATTTCCTCGCCGACCTGGTCCGGTCTGGAAGATGAAAAAGTCAGCTACAACGCCGGTTACACCAACGTCCATGAACTGATTCCGTGGCGCACCCTGACCGGTCGCCAGCAGTTTTATCAGGATCATCCGTGGATGCTCGGTTTTGGCGAGGCGATGTGCGCTTACCGCCCGCCGGTGGATATGAAGACGGTGGAGCCGATCATCGGCAAGAAGCCGAATGGCCATAAGGAAATCGTGCTGAACTTCATCACTCCGCATCAGAAGTGGGGCATCCATAGCACCTACACCGACAATCTGCTGATGCTCACCCTGTCGCGTGGCGGCCCGATCATCTGGATGTCGGAAATCGACGCCAGGAAGGCCGGCATTGAAGACAACGACTGGATCGAAGCTTACAACCTCAATGGGGCCATCGCCGCTCGCGCCGTGGTCAGTCAACGGGTGCCGGAAGGCATGTCGATGATGTACCACGCTCAGGAAAAGATCGTAAACACCCCCGGTTCGGAAATTACCGGCACGCGCGGCGGCATTCACAACTCGGTCACCCGCACCGTACTCAAGCCCACGCACATGATCGGCGGTTACGCCCAACAGAGCTACGGCTTCAACTATTACGGCACGGTCGGCGCGAATCGCGATGAATTCATCATCGTGCGCAAGATGGCCAAGGTGGACTGGCTGGATGACGAACCTGAGGCGGTCGCTGAGGCGGTGGGTCACTGATTGTTGCTGTTAACCACGAAAGACCCGAAAGACCCGAAAATTTTTTGGAATGGGTCGGTCGGGTCTTTGGTGGTGAACCGAGAGGATAGAGAGAAATGAAAGTACGCGCGCAAATCGCCATGGTGCTGAACCTGGACAAGTGCATTGGCTGCCACACCTGTTCCGTGACCTGCAAGAACGTCTGGACCAGTCGCGACGGCATGGAATACGCCTGGTTCAACAACGTCGAGACCAAGCCCGGCATCGGTTACCCGAAAGACTGGGAGAATCAGCAGCAGTGGAACGGCGGCTGGAAACGGCGCAAGGATGGCAAACTGGAGCCGAAACAGGGCGGCAAACTGAAAATCCTGTCCAATATCTTCGCCAACCCGGACATGCCGGCGATTGATGACTATTACGAACCGTGGGACTACGACTACGCGCATTTGCAGAATGCGCCGGAGTCGAAAGCCATGCCCACCGCCCGCCCGCGCTCCGCGATCAGCGGCGAGCGGATGCAGAAAATTCACTGGGGGCCGAACTGGGAGGAAATTCTCGGCACCGAATTCGCCAAGCGCTCGAAGGACTACAACTTTGAGAAAGTGCAGAAGGACATTTACGGCGAGTTCGAAAACACCTTCATGATGTATTTGCCGCGCCTGTGCGAGCATTGCCTGAACCCGGCCTGCGTGGCGTCCTGCCCTTCCGGCGCGATCTACAAGCGCGAGGAAGACGGCATCGTGCTGATTGATCAGGACAAGTGCCGGGGCTGGCGGATGTGCGTCTCCGGTTGTCCGTACAAGAAGATTTACTACAACTGGAATACCGGCAAATCGGAAAAGTGCATCTTCTGCTACCCGCGCATCGAGACCGGACAACCGACGGTCTGTTCGGAAACCTGTGTGGGCCGTATCCGCTACCTGGGCGTTTTACTCTACGACGCCGATCGTATTGAAGAAGCCGCCAGCGTCCTGGATGAGCAGAGTCTCTATCAGGCGCAACTCGATATGTTCCTCGATCCGTTCGACGCCACGGTGCAGGCCGAAGCCCGCAAGGCCGGCATTCCCGAACCGTGGCTGAAAGCGGCTCAGGAGTCGCCCATCTACAAAATGGCGATTGAATGGAAGATCGCCTTCCCGCTGCATCCCGAATATCGCACCCTGCCGATGGTCTGGTATGTGCCGGCGCTGTCGCCGATCCAGGCCCGCGCCGAGGCCGGTCAGATCGGCATGAACGGCATCATCCCGGATGTCGGTTCACTGCGCATTCCCTTGAAGTATCTGGCCAATCTGCTGACCGCTGGCGATGAGCAGCCGGTCAAGCAGGCGCTGGAGCGGATGCTGGCCATGCGCGCCTACATGCGGGCCAAGACTGTCGATGGGGAAATCCGCGACGATGTGCTGAAAGCGGTCAACCTGCGTATTGATCAGGTCGAGTCAATGTACCGTTATCTGGCCATCGCCAATTACGAAGATCGCTTTGTTATTCCTACCAGTCACCGCGAATACGCCAGCGCGACTTATGACGCCTTTGGCGAACGCGGCGGTTGCGGGTTCAGCTTCGGCAACGGTTGTTCGCCGGGTACGGACAAGACCAACCTGTTCGGCGGCAAGAAGGTGACGACGCGCCGGGCGGTTCCGATCAAGGTCGAGCCGGCGAAAGGCTAAAGGTTAAAGGCTCAAGGCTCAAGGCTCAAGGCTCAAGGCTCAAGGCTAAGGTGAAATCAATGAAAACCTTGAAAGTCCTGTCTGTTCTGCTCGCGTACCCGCAAGCGGAGATGCAGGCGGCGCTGAGTGAAATGGTGGACGTTCTGGATCGGGAAACCCGGTGGCTGCCTAAACGCGACTATCGGGCGTTGCTGGCGCTGATCGAGTACCTGCGCCGCACCGACTTGCTGGAATTGCAGGAGCGGTATGTGCGGCTGTTCGACCGGGGCCGGGCGCTGTCGCTGCATTTGTTCGAGCATATCCACGGCGAATCCCGGGATCGTGGCCAGGCGATGATCAACCTGTTGGAGGTGTACCGTCAGCACGGTTTTGCACTGAGCGCCCGCGAGTTGCCGGATTATCTGCCGCTGTTTCTCGAATATCTGGCGCAACGCCCGGAGGGCGAGGCGCTGGACATGCTGACGGACGCCATGCCGATTATTGCTTTACTTGGAGCGCGATTGAACGAACGCGGCAGCGATTATCACGTCGTGTTCGACGCGCTCACGGCGCTGGTCGGCGAACCGGCGGAGATCGAAGACATTCGCCAGCAAGCCGCGACCGAGGGGCCGGATGAAGTCATTGTTAATATGGACAAAATCTGGGAAGAGGAGGCGGTGACGTTCCTGGCGAATCAGACAGGATGCGCCAGCCACCGCCTGCGGCCTGACGCCACGCAACCGGTGCAGTGGATGCGCCAGACCGGCGCAAAGCAGTAACCCGCTCGCTCCCTGTAACGCTCCCCTCACCCGCTTGCGGGAGAGGGATTGAGAGGTGAGGGCCGCTCCCACACCCATAGATGAGGCACAAGATCATGAGTTACTTTGATACCCTGTTGTTTGGCGTTTATCCTTATCTGGCCGGCACGATTTTTCTGCTCGGCAGCCTGGCGCGCTTCGACCGTGACCAGTTCACCTGGAAAGCCCATTCCAGTCAGCTCCTGAGCAACAAGAACATGCGCTGGGCCAGCAATCTGTTTCATGTCGGCATTCTGCTGCTGTTTATTGGTCATTTCGTCGGTCTGCTGACGCCGCCGGAACTGTTCCATGTCCTCGGCATTTCCGCCGGCGCCAAGCAGGTGCTGGCCATTGTCGCCGGCAGTATCGCCGGGCTGATGTGCTTTGTCGGGCTGACGATGCTGGTGCGGCGGCGTTTGACCGATCCCCGCGTGCGCGCGAACAGTACGCGAATGGATATTTTTATTCTGTTGCTGCTTTATGTGCAGTTGATTCTCGGCTTGCTGACCGTGCCGGTGTCGCTGATGCACTTGGACGGCGGCAATATGCTGCTGCTCATGGCTTGGGCGCGGAACGTCGTGACCTTCGATCCAGCGGAAGCCGTCGCGGCGATCAGCAGCATCGGTTTCCTGTTCAAGTTGCACATCTTCCTGGGCCTGACCACCTTCCTGGTGTTCCCGTTCAGCCGCCTGGTGCATATCTGGAGCGCCCCGGTGACTTATCCAGTGCGCCCTTATCAAGTCGTGCGGCAACGCTGAGGTCCTTGACGCCCATGCCTCCATCCCCAACCCCGCTGGTCGATCGTTTCGGTCGCCGGGTCACCTATGTCCGGTTCTCGGTGACCGACCGCTGCGACTTTCGCTGTCTCTACTGCATGAGCGAGCAGATGACCTTTCTGCCGCGCGCGCGCGTGCTGACGCTGGAAGAACTGGCGACGCTGGGTCGGGCGTTCGTGGCGCTGGGCGCGCATAAAATTCGCATCACCGGCGGCGAACCCCTGGTGCGGCAGAATGTGTTGTGGCTGTTCCGGAAATTGGGTCAGTTGCGTGAACGCGGCTTAGCGGAACTGGTGCTGACCACCAATGGTTCACAACTGGAGCGCTACGCCGCCGACCTGCACGCCGCTGGCGTGGCGCGAATTAACATCAGCCTGGACAGCCTGAACCCGGATCGTTTCCGGCGCATCACCCGGGTGGGCGACCTGGAGACCGTGTTACGCGGCATTCGGGCCGCTCAATCCGCCGGTTTCCAGCGACTGAAACTGAACGCGGTCATTCTCAAGGGCCGCAATCACGAGGAGGTCACCGATCTGGCGCGTTTCGCGGTCGATAACGGACTGGACATCAGCTACATCGAGGAAATGCCGCTGGGCGTCATCGGCGATCACGACCGCGCCGCCGCCTATTATTCCAGTGACGCCATCCGCGCCGATCTGGCCCAAACCTTTACCCTGATTCCTTCCACCGAAACCACCGGCGGCCCATCACGCTATTACCGCATTCCCGGCAGTCAAACACGCATTGGCTTCATTTCGCCGCACAGCCACAACTTCTGCGGCGATTGCAACCGGGTGCGGGTCTCCGCCGAAGGCCGGTTATTGCTCTGCCTGGGCCAGGAACATTCCGTGGATTTGCGACATGTCCTGCGCGCGCATCCCGGCAACCTTGAGCGACTGAAGCAGGCGATTGTCGCGGCCATGGCGATCAAGCCACGCGGCCATGAATTCCAGCTCGGCGGCCAACCGGTCATCCTGCGCCACATGAACCATACTGGCGGTTAATTCAAAATGGTCGCAGGTAGCGACCGCTACGCGGCTATTCCATGACGGCTGATTCAGGGATGCCGGCCGATCGACCTGTAGAAAACGGAAGAATCATGCAATTGCCCATGCCTGCGTTGAAACGCTTTGCCCGGCTCTATCTGATTCCCGACATGGTCAGCCCCCCGCTGACCGAATACTCCCGCACTTGTTTGGCCAGCTTCGCCGCGTTGGTATGCACTCTGTTACTGGCCCGCTCGTTGCTACCGGAAATCCCCGCTACGCTTCTTTGCGGGCCGCTCGCGGCTTCGACTATCCTGCTGTTCATGTTGCCGCATAGTCCGCAAGCGCAACCCTGGCCGGTCGCCGGCGGCTACCTGGTCGCCACCCTGACGGGCATTAGCGCAGGATTGCTGATGCAAGACCCGCTCTGGGCAGCGCTGATCGCTGTTCCGCTTACCGCCTGGCTGATGAGCGTCTTGCGCTGCCCGCATCCACCGGGCGCCGCGGCGGCGGTCGTATTCGCTACAACGTACTCGGCAACCTGGCCCTCCTTTGGATTCAGCGCGGCTCTGGGTGGGATGCTGATTTATCCCGCGCTGCTGTTGGGCGGCGCGCTGGCGCTGAACAATACCGCCTTGCGCCGTCCTTATCCCCATTGCAAAGCGCCTCCGCCGAAAACCATTCATCGAACCGACGATCCGCCGCCCCTGGCGCGTTTGGGGTTGCAAACCGCCGATTTGTATCAAGCGCTGCGGGAAGTTGAAACCTTCATGGATATTGCCGAGGATGACCTGGAGCGCATTTATGTGCTCGCCTCCCGCCATGCTTTTCAGCGCCATATCGGCTTGACCTGCGCCGACATCATGAGCCGCGATGTGATTTCCATCGCTCCGACCACGCCCCTGGATGAAGCCTGGCGACTCTTGCGACGGCACAAAATCAAGGTGTTGCCGGTGGTGAATCCTGAAAAACGGATTGTTGGCGTTGTGACCGTGGCCGATTTTTTGAAGCGCTTTGATCAGGACGAACCGCTGGTTCTGCACAGCCGCCTGCGGAGCTGGCTCGGGCGTGACCCCACGGAAAAGCGCGGGTTCCCGCAAACCGTGGTTGAAATCATGACCGCGCCCGTCCGAACGGTCGCTGCCCGCACCCCGGTCGTCGATCTGGTGCCCCAGTTATCCGACTGGGGGTTTCATCAATTGCCGATCGTGGACGAGCGCCAGGAGTTATGCGGGATTATCACCCAGACCGACCTTATTGCCGCTTTGTATCATCGCTGGGTCTTACAAACTTCTGCTGATGAAGCGCATTAGAGGCTGTGTGCCTGGAAGGGCTGAACTAAAAGGTCCTCGTCTTCCGGGTTGGCAAACCCCACGCCCCCCCGGAATCAAGTCCTGGTTCGTTGCATCCTGCTGAATGAGGATATCCTGACCCAGGATCTCTCAATGATCCTTGGCGCATGGCGAGTATGTATTACCATACTGTCTGATGTTACCAATATCAGTAATAGTTATATGACGACCCTTGACGGTAATCAATCCTGAATCGCTCAAATTGTGCAACACCCGCGATAGCGTCTCCGGCGTCAGATTCAGCCGCGAGGCAATCACCTGCTTGCTAGCGGGAAGTTCCAATTCAACAAAACCGCTTTCCCGCGATCCCGTCAGTTGCAACAGAAAGCCAATCAGCCGCTGCGTCGAAGAGCGCAGTGAATAATTCTCCACATCCTCAATCAGGCCGTGCAACCGGATGCTCAAGCCAGCCAGCATCCGGCGGGCAAAGGCGCTGTCATGGTCGATTGCTGTGAACAGACTGTGTTTGGCGATCAGCAACAGTAACGAATCTTCCAATGCCTGGCTCAGCACTGGACTGGGTCGCTCCATAAACACAACCGCTTCGCCAAAACTTTGCCCTGACTCCACGATTGACACGACTTTTTCATTCCCCTGTGGCGAGGAAAAGGCCAGCTTGATCGCACCGCAAACGACCACATAGAAGCCGTCCAGTATTGCGCCTTTCTGAAACAGAATTTGCCCTTTGTCCAGCCGGATTTCCCGCGCGTCCGTCGCCAAGTGACTGATCTCGCTATCATGCAATTGCTGGAAAAGCGGCAGGTTACTCAAGGTCCGAGCGATATCAACAGGTTTATCCATGGTTTTTTGCTTCTTTCTGGTTTGCTGGATGATTGGAACGCAGGGGAAATTCCCTGCTTCAGATCAGGGGATCCTGCTTAAACTTGATTCAAATCAAGGCATGATCACCCCGGTTGCTGTATTTAATTAACGTGAGTTCTGGATAAGGATGGGGAGATGGTCCCCGATGTGGAACCTGTTAAGGTTCCTGGTTACCACACCGACTACACCGAGGGCCATCCCGATGAGTTTAGAAGACTTATTCTGTGACGTTGATGAGTTCTGCCAAGTATTTCTGCCTGCCTGGCATCGTCAACTCCTAACGGAGGGTACCCGCCAACGACGGCGGGCCAGTCGCTTGACCCTCAGTGAAATCATGACGATCTTGATTTATTTCCATCAGGCACAGTACCGCAACTTCAAGGCCTTTTATCTGTTGCAAGTGTGCCGGCATTGCCGCGGTGAGTTTCCCAACCTGTTGAGCTACCATCGCTTTGTGGCCCTGATTCCCACCGCCCTGATGCCGCTGTGCATTTACTTACAGACCCGGCGCGGCCAGGACACCGGGATTGCCTTCGTCGATGCAACGTCCTTGGTGGTGTGCCACAACCGCCGCATTCACAGCCACCGGGTCTTCCAGCAGGTGGCCCGTCGCGGCAAAACCTCCATGGGGTGGTTCTATGGCTTCAAGCTCCATCTTGTCGTCAATGACCGGGGCGAACTGCTGGCCTTCCGTATTACCCCTGGCAACGTCGA from Gammaproteobacteria bacterium includes the following:
- a CDS encoding antiporter translates to MADIRDWRVEDPQFWESTGKSIANRNLWISIPSLLCGFAVWIYWSIITVQMLNAGFPFKPAELFTLAAIAGLTGATLRIPSSFFIRIAGGRNTIVFTTALLMIPALGTGLALQSQDTPLWVFQLLAFLSGFGGGNFASSMSNISFFFPKRMQGLALGLNAGLGNAGVTTMQILVPLVMTIPLLGSFGGEPIALVQTSGTLIGKIAAGTPTYIQNAGFVWLFLLIPLAFIGWFGMNNIRTEEVSPHIGSPLGAITKIVGMLLIGFVAAGVGLYLILPAPTGLGLPSWTKWVVLPGVIALTVFLLKLIPGEIKPNLQRQFQIFGNQHTWVMSVIYTMTFGSFIGYSAAFALAIKVIFGFSHIEGADGVLTHSTVNPNAPSALMYAWMGPFIGALIRPIGGWISDKVGGALVTQVITVVMIGAALGVAYYMSAAYQSATPEQYFLPFFLLFLTLFAASGIGNGSTFRTIAMVFPKEQAGPVLGWTSAVAAYGAFIIPQVFGEQIKATTPEYALYGFAVFYFICLVLNWWYYLGPKAEFKNP
- a CDS encoding nitrate reductase subunit alpha; translated protein: MSHFLDRLNFFKKITDTFSGDHGIVTNEDRGWEDAYRARWQHDKIVRSTHGVNCTGSCSWKIYVKNGLVTWETQQTDYPRTRDELPNHEPRGCARGASYSWYLYSANRVKYPMIRGRLIKLWRAALAVNKDPVDAWASIVEDPAKASEYKSQRGLGGFVRSTWDEVNQIIAAANVYTAKHYGPDRIYGFSPIPAMSMVSYAAGSRYLSLIGGAVGSFYDWYCDLPPASPMVWGEQTDVPESADWYNSTFLMMWGSNVPQTRTPDAHFMTEVRYRGAKIVVVCPDYSEASKFADVWLHPKQGTDAAVAMAMGHVILREFYLDGRSEYFTEYVRTKTDFPYLVMLDPREDGTYVNGRFLRASDLANNAGQANNPEWKTLAFDEISGHLIVPNGSIGFRWGEQEGMVGKWNLEPKAALSGAETQLRLSVNEIKDAVAPVAFPYFGSTQHPHFACTAHNAVQVRHVPVKKVKLADGSEALVATVYDLTLAQYGLDRGLGGDNVAKTYDDDVPYTPAWQEKITGTPREQIITVARQFAENADKTHGKSMVIIGAAMNHWYHMDMNYRGIINMLMMCGCVGQSGGGWSHYVGQEKLRPQTGWTALAFALDWHRPPRHMNSTSFWYIHSSQWRYEKLAMTEILSPLADPKQWQGTQIDYNVRSARMGWLPTAPHFDANPLQIAKDAAAAGQAPNEYLVENLKAGKINFAFEDPDNPVNFPRNLFVWRSNLLGSSGKGHEYFLKYLLGAVHGVQGKDLGAEGGEKPQEVKWRKGAEGKLDLLVTLDFRMSTTCMYSDIVLPTATWYEKNDLNTSDMHPFIHPLSAAVDPAWESRTDWDIFKGIAKAFSATCPGHLGVEKDIIALPTLHDTPSELAQPLTVKDWKKGECELIPGKTAPSLVVVERDYPSTYQKFTALGPLMTKVGNGGKGIAWNTEHEVEALATLNYTVQEEGVAKGLPRIETDIDAAEVIMMLAPETNGHVAVKAWEALSKITGRDHTHLAIPKEHEKIRFRDIQAQPRKIISSPTWSGLEDEKVSYNAGYTNVHELIPWRTLTGRQQFYQDHPWMLGFGEAMCAYRPPVDMKTVEPIIGKKPNGHKEIVLNFITPHQKWGIHSTYTDNLLMLTLSRGGPIIWMSEIDARKAGIEDNDWIEAYNLNGAIAARAVVSQRVPEGMSMMYHAQEKIVNTPGSEITGTRGGIHNSVTRTVLKPTHMIGGYAQQSYGFNYYGTVGANRDEFIIVRKMAKVDWLDDEPEAVAEAVGH
- the narH gene encoding nitrate reductase subunit beta; this encodes MKVRAQIAMVLNLDKCIGCHTCSVTCKNVWTSRDGMEYAWFNNVETKPGIGYPKDWENQQQWNGGWKRRKDGKLEPKQGGKLKILSNIFANPDMPAIDDYYEPWDYDYAHLQNAPESKAMPTARPRSAISGERMQKIHWGPNWEEILGTEFAKRSKDYNFEKVQKDIYGEFENTFMMYLPRLCEHCLNPACVASCPSGAIYKREEDGIVLIDQDKCRGWRMCVSGCPYKKIYYNWNTGKSEKCIFCYPRIETGQPTVCSETCVGRIRYLGVLLYDADRIEEAASVLDEQSLYQAQLDMFLDPFDATVQAEARKAGIPEPWLKAAQESPIYKMAIEWKIAFPLHPEYRTLPMVWYVPALSPIQARAEAGQIGMNGIIPDVGSLRIPLKYLANLLTAGDEQPVKQALERMLAMRAYMRAKTVDGEIRDDVLKAVNLRIDQVESMYRYLAIANYEDRFVIPTSHREYASATYDAFGERGGCGFSFGNGCSPGTDKTNLFGGKKVTTRRAVPIKVEPAKG